One Electrophorus electricus isolate fEleEle1 chromosome 10, fEleEle1.pri, whole genome shotgun sequence genomic region harbors:
- the rrnad1 gene encoding protein RRNAD1 isoform X1 has translation MFFAPLSEQEQKDLAKSLVLLLSKYKYISDSYIIEFFSENLWETLPVGWQKALGDLSPPQIAQLLLDRDAKKRIYPSVWPLSLLALRATSHALVFPRMPPGHRAPDHVAPVKPEEFLSNSSQSSLLGHIFRKHVKPKKQHEIRKLGLMVKQLCDQTHCSSVVDVGSGQGHLTRFLSFGLGLDVTGIEADTNLVSMASIFDQQLLSTLAKERQKSGTSRLPHVAPGPAPRHVVGWVSPRATWQVFLQQLGRREKDSESYPAGPCQKRQRVLVSGQECELEKDIDHGSQHFCTEECSFVACATEQPAATVLQQCDAGNSSQSNIVITQPQLPNAFVLNHPYKVDNGNTMKESPVGEIPSAGTRQDSAIHPNSSFGIKEASSSNFVLTGLHACGDLSATLLRHFANCPYIQGITSVACCYMKITTMENPMPPGVMSPPLFDHPKEESLSEYGYPMSEWVRGLPRHQLSYKAREGACHALEDYLHRLREESGLLKTHCYRAALESIIRAEKPHLRRASIQTIKKAHMLSFAEYARLGLPRVGLPGDLPIDPVHVGTMLKQQDRVIVFFSLALLLAPVVETLLLLDRMLFLQERGFQSQLAPLFDPALSPRNLVLVAVKKADEEAC, from the exons ATGTTTTTTGCTCCCCTTTCTGAACAGGAGCAGAAGGATTTGGCGAAGAGTCTGGTATTACTCCTGtccaaatataaatacatatccGACTCATACATAATT GAGTTTTTCAGTGAGAATCTGTGGGAGACGCTGCCAGTTGGATGGCAGAAAGCTTTGGGTGATCTGTCGCCACCTCAGATTGCACAGCTGCTACTGGACAGGGATGCTAAAAAGAGAAT ttacCCCTCTGTGTGGCCTCTCTCGTTACTTGCACTCCGAGCCACTTCTCATGCACTAGTGTTTCCACGAATGCCCCCAGGCCATCGGGCACCAGACCATGTGGCCCCAGTGAAACCAGAGGAGTTCCTTTCAAACAGCAGTCAGAGTTCTCTACTTGGTCACATCTTTCGCAAACATGTAAAACCCAAGAAACAACATGAGATCCGTAAGCTTGGACTG ATGGTTAAGCAGCTGTGTGACCAGACTCACTGTAGCAGTGTGGTTGATGTTGGATCTGGTCAG GGCCACCTGACCCGCTTTTTGTCGTTTGGCCTTGGACTGGATGTTACTGGCATTGAGGCTGACACAAACCTTGTTTCCATGGCTTCTATATTTGATCAACAGCTCTTGTCAACACTAGccaaggagagacagaag tCAGGCACATCTCGGCTCCCTCACGTAGCACCTGGTCCTGCACCTCGGCATGTAGTTGGCTGGGTCAGCCCCAGAGCCACGTGGCAGGTCTTCCTTCAGCAGCTggggaggagggagaaagacagtgagagtTACCCAGCAGGACCATgtcaaaagagacagagggtgtTGGTTTCTGGGCAGGAATGTGAACTTGAAAAAGATATTGATCATGGAAGCCAGCACTTCTGCACAGAGGAATGCAGCTTTGTAGCTTGTGCTACAGAGCAACCAGCTGCAACTGTTCTTCAGCAGTGTGATGCAGGAAACTCATCTCAGTCAAACATTGTGATAACACAACCTCAGCTTCctaatgcatttgttttaaacCACCCATATAAGGTGGATAATGGGAACACTATGAAAGAGTCACCAGTGGGTGAAATACCTAGTGCTGGCACAAGACAGGATTCTGCCATACATCCTAATAGCTCCTTTGGTATTAAAGAAGCCAGTAGCTCAAATTTTGTCCTAACTGGGCTTCATGCTTGTGGAGATCTTAGTGCTACTCTTCTACGCCATTTTGCTAATTGCCCCTACATTCAAGGAATCACCTCTGTAGCATGTTGCTATATGAAGATCACTACCATGGAAAATCCCATGCCTCCTGGAGTCATGTCCCCTCCTCTGTTTGACCACCCAAAAGAGGAATCACTGTCAGAATATGGCTACCCAATGAGTGAATGGGTGAGAGGGTTGCCTAGACATCAGCTGTCCTATAAGGCAAGAGAAGGGGCATGCCATGCACTTGAGGACTATCTTCATAGactgagagaggagagtggCTTGCTGAAAACACACTGCTACAGAGCAGCACTGGAGAGCATCATCAGAGCAGAGAAGCCTCACCTACGCAGGGCCAGCATCCAGACCATAAAAAAAGCCCATATGCTGTCATTTGCAGA GTATGCCCGTCTGGGACTGCCCCGTGTGGGCCTGCCAGGTGACCTGCCCATCGATCCTGTTCATGTAGGAACCATGCTGAAGCAACAGGACAGAGTGATAGTGTTCTTCAGCCTAGCTCTGCTGCTGGCACCAGTGGTAGAGACCCTGTTGCTGCTGGACAGAATGTTGTTTTTGCAAGAAAGAG GTTTTCAGAGCCAGTTGGCACCTCTGTTTGATCCAGCCCTGTCACCCCGAAACCTTGTGTTGGTGGCAGTGAAAAAGGCAGATGAAGAGGCTTGTTAA
- the rrnad1 gene encoding protein RRNAD1 isoform X2, whose protein sequence is MFFAPLSEQEQKDLAKSLEFFSENLWETLPVGWQKALGDLSPPQIAQLLLDRDAKKRIYPSVWPLSLLALRATSHALVFPRMPPGHRAPDHVAPVKPEEFLSNSSQSSLLGHIFRKHVKPKKQHEIRKLGLMVKQLCDQTHCSSVVDVGSGQGHLTRFLSFGLGLDVTGIEADTNLVSMASIFDQQLLSTLAKERQKSGTSRLPHVAPGPAPRHVVGWVSPRATWQVFLQQLGRREKDSESYPAGPCQKRQRVLVSGQECELEKDIDHGSQHFCTEECSFVACATEQPAATVLQQCDAGNSSQSNIVITQPQLPNAFVLNHPYKVDNGNTMKESPVGEIPSAGTRQDSAIHPNSSFGIKEASSSNFVLTGLHACGDLSATLLRHFANCPYIQGITSVACCYMKITTMENPMPPGVMSPPLFDHPKEESLSEYGYPMSEWVRGLPRHQLSYKAREGACHALEDYLHRLREESGLLKTHCYRAALESIIRAEKPHLRRASIQTIKKAHMLSFAEYARLGLPRVGLPGDLPIDPVHVGTMLKQQDRVIVFFSLALLLAPVVETLLLLDRMLFLQERGFQSQLAPLFDPALSPRNLVLVAVKKADEEAC, encoded by the exons ATGTTTTTTGCTCCCCTTTCTGAACAGGAGCAGAAGGATTTGGCGAAGAGTCTG GAGTTTTTCAGTGAGAATCTGTGGGAGACGCTGCCAGTTGGATGGCAGAAAGCTTTGGGTGATCTGTCGCCACCTCAGATTGCACAGCTGCTACTGGACAGGGATGCTAAAAAGAGAAT ttacCCCTCTGTGTGGCCTCTCTCGTTACTTGCACTCCGAGCCACTTCTCATGCACTAGTGTTTCCACGAATGCCCCCAGGCCATCGGGCACCAGACCATGTGGCCCCAGTGAAACCAGAGGAGTTCCTTTCAAACAGCAGTCAGAGTTCTCTACTTGGTCACATCTTTCGCAAACATGTAAAACCCAAGAAACAACATGAGATCCGTAAGCTTGGACTG ATGGTTAAGCAGCTGTGTGACCAGACTCACTGTAGCAGTGTGGTTGATGTTGGATCTGGTCAG GGCCACCTGACCCGCTTTTTGTCGTTTGGCCTTGGACTGGATGTTACTGGCATTGAGGCTGACACAAACCTTGTTTCCATGGCTTCTATATTTGATCAACAGCTCTTGTCAACACTAGccaaggagagacagaag tCAGGCACATCTCGGCTCCCTCACGTAGCACCTGGTCCTGCACCTCGGCATGTAGTTGGCTGGGTCAGCCCCAGAGCCACGTGGCAGGTCTTCCTTCAGCAGCTggggaggagggagaaagacagtgagagtTACCCAGCAGGACCATgtcaaaagagacagagggtgtTGGTTTCTGGGCAGGAATGTGAACTTGAAAAAGATATTGATCATGGAAGCCAGCACTTCTGCACAGAGGAATGCAGCTTTGTAGCTTGTGCTACAGAGCAACCAGCTGCAACTGTTCTTCAGCAGTGTGATGCAGGAAACTCATCTCAGTCAAACATTGTGATAACACAACCTCAGCTTCctaatgcatttgttttaaacCACCCATATAAGGTGGATAATGGGAACACTATGAAAGAGTCACCAGTGGGTGAAATACCTAGTGCTGGCACAAGACAGGATTCTGCCATACATCCTAATAGCTCCTTTGGTATTAAAGAAGCCAGTAGCTCAAATTTTGTCCTAACTGGGCTTCATGCTTGTGGAGATCTTAGTGCTACTCTTCTACGCCATTTTGCTAATTGCCCCTACATTCAAGGAATCACCTCTGTAGCATGTTGCTATATGAAGATCACTACCATGGAAAATCCCATGCCTCCTGGAGTCATGTCCCCTCCTCTGTTTGACCACCCAAAAGAGGAATCACTGTCAGAATATGGCTACCCAATGAGTGAATGGGTGAGAGGGTTGCCTAGACATCAGCTGTCCTATAAGGCAAGAGAAGGGGCATGCCATGCACTTGAGGACTATCTTCATAGactgagagaggagagtggCTTGCTGAAAACACACTGCTACAGAGCAGCACTGGAGAGCATCATCAGAGCAGAGAAGCCTCACCTACGCAGGGCCAGCATCCAGACCATAAAAAAAGCCCATATGCTGTCATTTGCAGA GTATGCCCGTCTGGGACTGCCCCGTGTGGGCCTGCCAGGTGACCTGCCCATCGATCCTGTTCATGTAGGAACCATGCTGAAGCAACAGGACAGAGTGATAGTGTTCTTCAGCCTAGCTCTGCTGCTGGCACCAGTGGTAGAGACCCTGTTGCTGCTGGACAGAATGTTGTTTTTGCAAGAAAGAG GTTTTCAGAGCCAGTTGGCACCTCTGTTTGATCCAGCCCTGTCACCCCGAAACCTTGTGTTGGTGGCAGTGAAAAAGGCAGATGAAGAGGCTTGTTAA
- the s100a1 gene encoding protein S100-A1 codes for MVSQLENAMEGLIKVFHKYSSREGDKYKLSKAELKCLLQGELGDFLAASKDPLVVEKIMADLDENRDGEVDFQEFVVLVAALTVACNEFFVESMKN; via the exons ATGGTTTCTCAGTTGGAAAATGCAATGGAAGGCCTTATAAAGGTGTTCCATAAATACTCTTCCAGAGAGGGGGACAAATACAAGCTGAGTAAAGCTGAGCTGAAGTGTCTACTGCAGGGAGAACTGGGTGACTTCTTAGCA GCAAGCAAAGATCCATTGGTTGTGGAGAAGATAATGGCTGATCTGGATgagaacagagatggagaggtgGACTTCCAGGAGTTTGTGGTGCTAGTGGCAGCCCTTACTGTGGCATGTAACGAATTCTTTGTTGAGAGTATGAAAAACTAG
- the tlr18 gene encoding toll-like receptor 18, translated as MAGVFTLLRLVFGFQATLLTVPVRAEQSCLITTDQRAAQCRGLHLEHVPVGHLPPSLEQVDLSYNFIQVIRNRDFVGLPLLRALWLQFNNISVIEDEAFQGNPLLEDLNIFNNSLTAIPLKALSPLSKLKSLDMSNNLYTVTALGGVFLNFKDLKILSIGGPLVCILKNGDLDALQNLSLEKFAIKTGSSLDVYETGYLKDITTKNMWLDVAIDNRTHALPMILKDLANKTFQVLRFRNLFEFKYYSGKEDLFYGLQYINSQQLVFYRGKFNEELLRMALVNLQKSPIKVLQLLFIDFARSQTFVNSEQESSVTNLALDLMVLSDISNPDILRFDWRFTWFNKIRHLCIHNVNFNTVPCDAWQEMRGVEILDISNNQLKDSYLFNQQCDYNEILQSLHSFNLSNNQLTSLSSFASLAGEFKQLRTIDISHNKLGTEGNRICYWKQNISKVIANHNNMVIDSFKCLPITVSYLDLSYCNLDQLDMDFFNKAINLKELHLSNNKIKFIPSGWKSYNLKSLSLDGNSFGIISMSYFKEMPTLEQLRAGNNPYHCTCELHVFIQETTVQGKVNITDWPEDYKCYHPENLLNTMISHYFPGHVACDIRLIVIISVVTTASIVLFVMLMCYFLNVPWYAKATYQIIRAKYRAHKEGGRLSVEYSFHAFISYSHSDAEWVRDQLLSYLENCQPPYRICIHERDFTPGKWIIDNIIQNIENSCKVIFVLSHHFVNSEWCNYELYFAQQRAIGKTFSDVILVVKEPINPDTLPSKYCKLKKMLSTKTYLEWPQHPKQQAFFWAQLKSVLGNPNLKQEFSGINRSRFSRGSGVSIAELPQENQRPMDAKQVKEQGDMIRRPAAEQV; from the exons ATGGCAGGTGTGTTTACTTTGCTGAGGCTTGTGTTTGGTTTCCAAGCCACCCTCCTTACCGTACCAGTCCGAGCTGAACAGTCTTGTCTGATAACGACTGACCAGCGTGCAGCACAGTGCCGAGGCCTGCATCTGGAACATGTACCAGTAGggcatctccctccctctctggagCAAGTGGATCTTTCTTATAACTTTATACAGGTCATCCGAAACAGGGATTTTGTTGGGCTACCACTCCTACGGGCACTCTGGCTTCAGTTCAACAATATATCTGTGATTGAGGATGAAGCCTTTCAGGGAAATCCCCTACTGGAAGATCTGAATATCTTCAACAACTCATTGACTGCTATCCCATTGAAAGCCCTTTCACCACTCAGCAAGTTGAAAAGTTTGGACATGTCAAACAATCTCTACACTGTGACAGCTCTGGGTGGAGTGTTTTTGAATTTCAAGGATTTAAAAATACTTTCCATAGGTGGTCCCCTGGTCTGTATCTTGAAAAATGGGGATCTTGATGCATTACAGAACTTGTCTCTGGAGAAGTTTGCCATTAAAACTGGTTCTAGTCTGGATGTTTATGAGACAGGTTATCTGAAGGACATCACAACAAAAAATATGTGGCTTGATGTGGCAATAGATAACAGAACACACGCACTCCCTATGATATTAAAAGACCttgcaaacaaaacatttcaagttCTTCGCTTTCGTAATCTCTTTGAGTTTAAGTATTACTCTGGCAAGGAGGATCTTTTTTATGGCTTACAGTATATTAATTCCCAGCAGCTGGTCTTTTATCGAGGTAAATTTAATGAAGAACTTCTGAGAATGGCACTTGTTAATTTACAAAAAAGTCCAATTAAAGTACTGCAACTCTTGTTCATTGATTTTGCCCGCTCACAGACCTTTGTAAATAGTGAGCAGGAATCAAGTGTGACAAATCTAGCATTGGACCTAATGGTTCTCTC GGACATCAGCAACCCAGACATCCTTCGCTTTGACTGGCGCTTTACATGGTTCAACAAGATCCGTCACCTCTGCATACATAATGTAAACTTCAACACTGTTCCCTGTGATGCATGGCAGGAGATGAGAGGTGTTGAAATTCTTGATATCTCTAACAACCAGCTGAAGGACAGCTATCTCTTCAACCAGCAGTGTGACTACAATGAAATACTACAATCACTTCACAGTTTTAACCTCAGCAATAATCAGCTGACCAGCCTCAGTTCTTTTGCGTCTCTGGCAGGGGAGTTCAAACAGCTGCGAACAATCGATATTAGTCACAACAAGCTAGGCACGGAAGGTAACAGAATCTGCTACTGGAAACAGAACATCAGTAAGGTCATTGCTAATCATAACAATATGGTTATTGACAGCTTCAAATGTCTCCCAATTACTGTATCCTATCTTGATCTCTCTTACTGTAATCTGGACCAGTTAGACATGGACTTCTTTAACAAGGCCATCAATCTAAAGGAGCTCCACCTCAGtaataacaaaattaaattcattCCTTCTGGTTGGAAAAGCTATAATTTAAAGTCTCTATCTCTAGATGGAAACTCCTTTGGAATTATTAGCATgagttattttaaagaaatgccTACTCTGGAGCAGCTACGGGCAGGTAACAACCCTTACCACTGCACCTGTGAGCTGCATGTCTTCATACAGGAGACCACCGTCCAGGGCAAAGTCAATATCACAGACTGGCCAGAGGACTACAAGTGCTACCACCCAGAAAACCTGCTCAATACAATGATATCTCACTACTTTCCTGGTCATGTAGCTTGTGATATAAGACTCATTGTCATTATCTCTGTAGTCACCACTGCATCCATTGTGCTGTTTGTCATGCTAATGTGCTACTTCCTAAATGTACCCTGGTATGCTAAAGCTACATATCAAATCATCAGAGCCAAGTATAGGGCTCATAAAGAAGGAGGAAGACTTTCTGTGGAGTACAGCTTTCATGCCTTCATTTCCTACAGCCACTCGGATGCAGAATGGGTAAGGGACCAGCTGCTGTCATATTTAGAAAACTGCCAGCCCCCGTACCGAATTTGCATTCATGAAAGAGACTTCACACCAGGGAAATGGATCATCGACAATATAATTCAGAACATTGAAAACAGTTGTAAG GTTATCTTTGTGCTTTCGCACCATTTTGTGAACAGTGAGTGGTGTAACTATGAACTCTACTTTGCCCAACAACGAGCCATTGGCAAGACCTTTAGTGATGTCATCCTTGTGGTAAAGGAGCCCATTAATCCTGACACTCTGCCCAGCAAGTACTGTAAACTCAAAAAGATGCTGAGTACCAAAACCTATCTGGAGTGGCCTCAACATCCCAAACAGCAGGCCTTCTTCTGGGCCCAGCTGAAGAGTGTCCTGGGCAATCCGAATCTCAAGCAAGAGTTCTCAGGCATCAATCGGAGCCGTTTTTCCAGAGGGAGTGGTGTGTCCATTGCCGAGCTACCCCAGGAGAACCAAAGACCCATGGATGCTAAACAAGTGAAGGAACAGGGAGATATGATCAGACGTCCAGCTGCAGAGCAAGTTTAA